The following proteins are encoded in a genomic region of Streptomyces sp. NBC_01723:
- a CDS encoding Mur ligase family protein, translating to MAGNSDPLSPRAKIAVTAGKAVAAASRAAGRGSGSVIGGKVALRLDPDLLARLAQHLDVTLVSATNGKTTTTRLIAEALRAAGPVVSNALGANMPAGITSALAAGSDARYGVIEVDEKYLVGVAQATEPKCIALLNLSRDQLDRAAETRMLAENWREGLTGSKAVVVANADDPLVVWAASSSPNVIWVAAGQMWKDDAWSCPACGGVMQRPGDDWFCGECGFRRPTPSWALSGDHVLDPHGSAWPIHLQLPGRANKANAASSAAVAAVFGVPPQVALERMYQVQAVAGRYDVVQFQGRDLRLLLAKNPAGWLETFSLIDPPPTPVILSVNARGADGTDTSWLWDVDYTRLTGHPICVIGDRKLDLAVRLEVANQQFQVCEDLDQAVQMCPPGRIEVIANYTAFQDLRRRVGN from the coding sequence ATGGCAGGCAACTCGGACCCGCTCTCGCCCCGGGCCAAGATCGCCGTGACCGCGGGCAAGGCGGTCGCGGCGGCTTCGCGCGCCGCGGGGCGCGGCAGTGGTTCGGTGATCGGCGGCAAGGTCGCGCTGAGACTCGATCCGGACCTCCTCGCCCGGCTCGCCCAGCACCTGGACGTGACCCTGGTCTCGGCGACCAACGGCAAGACCACCACCACCCGGCTGATCGCCGAGGCACTGCGCGCGGCGGGACCGGTCGTCTCCAACGCGCTCGGCGCCAACATGCCGGCCGGCATCACCTCGGCCCTCGCGGCCGGCTCGGACGCCCGCTACGGCGTCATCGAGGTCGACGAGAAGTACCTCGTCGGCGTCGCCCAGGCCACCGAGCCGAAGTGCATCGCCCTCCTCAACCTCTCCCGCGACCAGCTCGACCGCGCCGCGGAGACCCGCATGCTCGCCGAGAACTGGCGTGAGGGCCTGACCGGCTCGAAGGCCGTGGTCGTCGCCAACGCCGACGACCCGCTGGTGGTGTGGGCGGCGTCCTCCTCCCCCAACGTGATCTGGGTCGCCGCCGGCCAGATGTGGAAGGACGACGCCTGGTCCTGCCCGGCGTGCGGCGGCGTGATGCAGCGTCCCGGCGACGACTGGTTCTGCGGCGAGTGCGGCTTCCGCCGCCCCACGCCGAGCTGGGCGCTCTCCGGCGACCACGTCCTCGACCCGCACGGCTCCGCCTGGCCGATCCACCTCCAGCTGCCGGGCCGCGCCAACAAGGCCAACGCCGCCTCGTCGGCCGCCGTCGCCGCCGTCTTCGGCGTGCCGCCGCAGGTCGCCCTGGAGCGCATGTACCAGGTGCAGGCGGTCGCCGGACGCTACGACGTGGTGCAGTTCCAGGGCCGCGACCTGCGTCTGCTGCTCGCCAAGAACCCGGCGGGCTGGCTGGAGACCTTCTCCCTGATCGACCCGCCGCCCACGCCGGTGATCCTCTCGGTGAACGCGCGCGGGGCCGACGGCACCGACACCTCCTGGCTGTGGGACGTGGACTACACCCGGCTGACCGGCCACCCGATCTGCGTGATCGGCGACCGCAAGCTGGACCTCGCGGTGCGCCTTGAGGTCGCCAACCAGCAGTTCCAGGTGTGCGAGGACCTCGACCAGGCGGTGCAGATGTGCCCGCCCGGCCGGATCGAGGTCATCGCCAACTACACCGCCTTCCAGGACCTGCGCCGCCGCGTCGGCAACTGA
- a CDS encoding type 1 glutamine amidotransferase produces the protein MSDNQLRIVWIYPDLLSTYGDQGNALVVERRARQRGLDVARLDVRSDQQIPTSGDIYLIGGGEDRPQRLAAERLRRDGGLHRAVENGAIVFSVCAGYQILGHEFINDLGQREPGLGLLDVVSTRGEGARCVGDVLADIDPRLGLPPLTGFENHQGVTHLGPTARPLSQVRFGNGNGTGDGTEGAYNDTVFGTYMHGPVLARNPQIADLLLKLALDVNALPPTDDRWYEALRNERIAAAQQPA, from the coding sequence GTGAGCGACAACCAACTGCGGATCGTCTGGATCTACCCGGACCTGCTCAGCACGTACGGCGACCAGGGCAACGCCCTCGTGGTGGAGCGCCGGGCCCGCCAGCGCGGCCTCGACGTGGCCCGGCTCGACGTGCGCAGCGACCAGCAGATCCCGACCTCCGGCGACATCTACCTGATCGGCGGCGGCGAGGACCGTCCACAGCGGCTCGCCGCCGAGCGGCTGCGCCGCGACGGCGGCCTGCACCGGGCCGTGGAGAACGGCGCGATCGTGTTCTCCGTCTGCGCCGGCTACCAGATCCTGGGCCACGAGTTCATCAACGACCTGGGCCAGCGGGAGCCGGGCCTCGGACTGCTCGACGTGGTCTCGACGCGGGGCGAGGGCGCCCGCTGCGTCGGCGACGTCCTCGCCGACATCGACCCGCGCCTCGGGCTGCCGCCCCTGACCGGCTTCGAGAACCACCAGGGCGTCACCCACCTCGGCCCCACCGCGCGCCCGCTCTCCCAGGTCCGCTTCGGCAACGGCAACGGCACGGGCGACGGCACCGAGGGCGCGTACAACGACACGGTCTTCGGTACGTACATGCACGGCCCGGTGCTGGCGCGCAACCCGCAGATCGCGGACCTGCTGCTCAAGCTGGCCCTCGACGTGAACGCGCTGCCGCCGACGGACGACCGCTGGTACGAGGCGCTCCGCAACGAGCGCATCGCCGCGGCGCAGCAGCCTGCCTGA
- a CDS encoding 6-phosphofructokinase, protein MRIGVLTSGGDCPGLNAVIRSVVHRAVVDHGDEVIGFRDGWKGLLECDYLKLDLDAVGGILARGGTILGSSRVRPEHLRDGVERARGHVEELGLDAIIPIGGEGTLKAARLLSDNGLPIVGVPKTIDNDIAVTDVTFGFDTAVTVATEALDRLKTTAESHQRVLIVEVMGRHTGWIALHSGMAAGAHAVVVPERPFDIDELTAKVGERFSAGKRFAIVVAAEGAKPKAGTMDFDEGGKDVYGHERFAGIARQLSIELEERLGKEARPVILGHVQRGGTPTAYDRVLATRFGWHAVEAVHRGEFGMMTALRGTDIAMVPLVDAVESLKTVPDARYAEAECVL, encoded by the coding sequence ATGCGCATTGGTGTCCTCACGTCCGGCGGCGACTGCCCCGGCCTGAACGCCGTCATCCGGTCCGTCGTGCACCGCGCCGTCGTCGACCACGGCGACGAGGTCATCGGCTTCCGGGACGGCTGGAAGGGCCTCCTGGAGTGCGACTACCTGAAGCTCGACCTCGACGCGGTGGGCGGCATCCTGGCCCGCGGCGGCACCATCCTCGGCTCCTCCCGGGTCCGCCCCGAGCACCTGCGGGACGGCGTGGAGCGCGCCCGCGGCCACGTCGAGGAACTCGGCCTGGACGCGATCATCCCGATCGGCGGCGAGGGCACCCTGAAGGCGGCCCGCCTGCTGTCGGACAACGGCCTGCCCATCGTCGGCGTGCCCAAGACCATCGACAACGACATAGCGGTCACCGATGTGACGTTCGGCTTCGACACCGCCGTGACCGTGGCGACCGAGGCCCTGGACCGGCTGAAGACCACCGCCGAGTCCCATCAGCGCGTGCTGATCGTGGAGGTCATGGGCCGTCACACCGGCTGGATCGCGCTGCACTCGGGCATGGCGGCCGGCGCCCACGCCGTGGTCGTCCCGGAGCGGCCCTTCGACATCGACGAGTTGACCGCGAAGGTCGGCGAGCGGTTCTCGGCGGGCAAGCGTTTCGCGATCGTGGTGGCCGCGGAGGGCGCCAAGCCGAAGGCCGGCACCATGGACTTCGACGAGGGCGGCAAGGACGTCTACGGGCACGAGCGCTTCGCCGGGATCGCCCGCCAGCTCTCGATCGAGCTGGAGGAGCGGCTCGGCAAGGAGGCCCGGCCGGTGATCCTCGGACACGTGCAGCGCGGGGGTACGCCGACGGCGTACGACCGGGTGCTGGCGACGCGGTTCGGGTGGCACGCGGTGGAGGCCGTGCACCGTGGGGAGTTCGGGATGATGACGGCCCTGCGCGGGACGGACATCGCGATGGTGCCTCTCGTTGACGCGGTCGAGTCGTTGAAGACGGTGCCGGATGCGCGGTACGCGGAGGCGGAGTGCGTGCTCTGA
- a CDS encoding cytochrome c oxidase assembly protein, with amino-acid sequence MDHSGHGMTMDLPPFTLGRGLAWSADPFFLIACLLGLALYGWGVARLVRRGDKWPVGRTVAFVIGVLSIVLMMCTRLNDYGMVMFSVHMVQHMIISMVSPILILLGAPITLALRALPPAARGSKGPRELLLMLLHSRYMRIITHAAFTIPLFIASLYALYFTPLFDFLMGSRAGHIAMMVHFLAVGLVFFWPIMGVDPGPHRPGYLMRMLELFAGMPFHAFFGIALMMGSSPMVKTFENPPASLGIDALSDQNAAGGIAWAFSEVPSVLVLLALVFQWYASEQRQARRTDRAADRDGDKELAAYNAYLASLNTRGG; translated from the coding sequence ATGGATCACAGCGGGCACGGCATGACGATGGATCTGCCGCCGTTCACGCTGGGGCGAGGGCTCGCCTGGTCGGCGGACCCGTTCTTCCTGATCGCCTGCCTGCTGGGACTGGCGCTGTACGGCTGGGGTGTGGCGCGGCTGGTGCGGCGCGGTGACAAGTGGCCGGTCGGCCGGACCGTGGCCTTCGTCATCGGTGTGCTGAGCATCGTGCTCATGATGTGCACCAGGCTCAACGACTACGGCATGGTCATGTTCAGCGTGCACATGGTGCAGCACATGATCATCAGTATGGTCTCGCCGATCCTGATCCTGCTCGGCGCCCCGATCACGCTGGCCCTGCGGGCGCTGCCGCCGGCGGCCCGCGGCAGCAAGGGTCCCCGCGAGCTGCTGCTGATGCTGCTGCACAGCCGCTACATGCGGATCATCACGCACGCCGCGTTCACCATCCCGCTGTTCATCGCCAGCCTGTACGCCCTGTACTTCACCCCCCTCTTCGACTTCCTGATGGGCTCCCGGGCCGGGCACATCGCGATGATGGTGCACTTCCTCGCCGTCGGGCTGGTGTTCTTCTGGCCGATCATGGGCGTGGACCCGGGCCCGCACCGGCCCGGCTACCTCATGCGGATGCTGGAGCTGTTCGCGGGGATGCCGTTCCACGCGTTCTTCGGCATCGCGCTGATGATGGGATCGTCGCCGATGGTGAAGACGTTCGAGAACCCGCCCGCGTCACTCGGCATCGACGCGCTCTCCGACCAGAACGCGGCGGGCGGCATCGCCTGGGCCTTCAGCGAGGTCCCGTCCGTGCTGGTCCTGCTGGCCCTGGTCTTCCAGTGGTACGCCTCCGAGCAGCGCCAGGCCCGCCGTACCGACCGGGCCGCCGACCGGGACGGCGACAAGGAGCTGGCGGCCTACAACGCCTATCTGGCCTCGCTGAACACACGCGGCGGCTGA
- a CDS encoding sensor histidine kinase, with translation MGGFLAGLAVALLPLLAAGFWLGRRTARPQSLGGLGTPVEHATFQTLHTASLATPPLRAGLTEETAGKSARKLRSLLGTDALCLTDLKEVLVWDGVGGHHRTEIMERLAGPLETGRGEAFPLTCDIPDCSVRWAVVAPLTVDDRVHGALVACAPRESAVLVRAAGEVARWVSVQLELADLDQSRTRLIEAEIKALRAQISPHFIFNSLAVIASFVRTDPERARELLLEFADFTRYSFRRHGDFTTLADELHAIDHYLALVRARFGDRLAVTLQVAPEVLPVALPFLCLQPLVENAVKHGLEGKADRCRIQITAQDAGAEALVVIEDDGAGMDPGLLRRILAREVSPSGGIGLSNVDDRLRQVYGDDHGLVIETAVGAGMKITVRLPKYQPGVHSAGRLGRE, from the coding sequence CTGGGCGGGTTCCTGGCGGGCCTCGCCGTGGCCCTGCTGCCCCTGCTGGCGGCGGGCTTCTGGCTGGGGCGGCGCACCGCCCGCCCGCAGAGCCTCGGCGGTCTGGGCACCCCGGTCGAGCACGCCACCTTCCAGACCCTGCACACCGCGTCCCTGGCCACGCCCCCGCTGCGGGCGGGCCTGACCGAGGAGACCGCCGGCAAGTCCGCCCGCAAGCTGCGCTCCCTGCTCGGCACGGACGCGCTGTGCCTGACCGACCTCAAGGAGGTCCTGGTCTGGGACGGTGTGGGCGGCCATCACCGCACGGAGATCATGGAACGCCTCGCCGGGCCGCTGGAGACCGGCCGCGGTGAGGCGTTCCCGCTGACCTGCGACATCCCCGACTGTTCGGTGCGCTGGGCGGTGGTCGCCCCGCTCACCGTCGACGACCGGGTGCACGGCGCCCTGGTCGCCTGCGCGCCCCGCGAGTCCGCCGTCCTGGTCCGGGCCGCCGGGGAGGTCGCCCGCTGGGTCTCCGTCCAGCTGGAGCTGGCCGACCTCGACCAGTCCCGCACCCGGCTCATCGAGGCCGAGATCAAGGCGCTGCGGGCGCAGATCTCCCCGCACTTCATCTTCAACTCGCTCGCGGTGATCGCGTCCTTCGTCCGCACCGATCCGGAGCGCGCCCGGGAGCTGCTGCTGGAGTTCGCCGACTTCACCCGCTACTCGTTCCGGCGGCACGGCGACTTCACCACCCTCGCCGACGAGCTGCACGCCATCGACCACTACCTGGCGCTGGTGCGGGCACGCTTCGGCGACCGGCTCGCCGTCACCCTCCAGGTCGCCCCCGAGGTGCTGCCGGTCGCCCTGCCCTTCCTGTGCCTCCAGCCGCTCGTCGAGAACGCCGTCAAGCACGGTCTGGAGGGCAAGGCGGACCGCTGCCGCATCCAGATCACCGCGCAGGACGCGGGCGCCGAGGCCCTGGTCGTCATCGAGGACGACGGTGCCGGCATGGACCCGGGCCTGCTGCGCCGCATCCTCGCGCGCGAGGTCAGCCCGTCGGGAGGCATCGGTCTTTCCAACGTCGACGACCGTCTCCGCCAGGTCTACGGAGACGACCACGGCCTCGTCATCGAGACGGCCGTCGGCGCGGGCATGAAGATCACCGTCCGGCTGCCGAAGTACCAGCCGGGCGTGCACTCGGCGGGCCGGCTGGGCCGCGAGTGA
- a CDS encoding sodium/solute symporter, with product MNSTYAIPAVALVVVATVLVGAFGLRISRTTSDFYVASRTVGPRLNAAAISGEYLSAASFLGIAGLVLVQGPDMLWYPVGYTAGYLVLLLFVAAPLRRSGAYTLPDFAEARLASQGVRRLAGAFVVGVGWLYLLPQLQGAGLTLTVLSGAPDWLGGVIVAVVVTGVVAAGGMRSITFVQAFQYWLKLTALLVPALFLVLAWQGDGAPVRAFEEPATFREQRSLRVDDSLTLKLDRPLAVTVDGTVDGRAHDGTRLSLPTGTHRIEAGTRLTFAKDTPVPAAGRGADDALSPSRAESRTERPLYATYGLILATFLGTMGLPHVVVRFYTSPHGVAARRTTVAVLGLIGAFYLLPPVYGALGRLYAPELTLTGDADAAVLLLPDRIIGGVGGDLLGALVAGGAFAAFLSTASGLTMAVAGVLTQDVLPSRAVPHFRLGTLLAMAVPLAASALVGGLPVADAVGLAFAVSASSFCPLLVLGIWWRRLTPPGAAAGMLVGGGSALLAVAATMGGFPGGGGALHALLAWPALWSVPLGFLTMVLVSLATPGRVPAGTAAILARFHLPEELGAEELRGEGRPADPPTAGGLPSGGHQAPREEATP from the coding sequence ATGAACTCCACCTACGCCATACCCGCGGTCGCCCTGGTCGTCGTGGCCACCGTCCTGGTCGGCGCCTTCGGCCTGCGCATCTCCCGCACCACCTCCGACTTCTACGTCGCCTCCCGCACCGTCGGACCGCGCCTGAACGCCGCCGCCATCAGCGGCGAGTACCTCTCCGCCGCCTCCTTCCTCGGCATCGCCGGCCTGGTCCTCGTCCAGGGCCCCGACATGCTCTGGTACCCGGTCGGCTACACGGCCGGCTACCTGGTCCTGCTGCTCTTCGTCGCGGCCCCGCTGCGCCGCTCCGGCGCCTACACCCTGCCCGACTTCGCCGAGGCGCGGCTCGCCTCCCAGGGGGTGCGACGGCTCGCGGGCGCCTTCGTCGTCGGCGTCGGCTGGCTGTACCTGCTGCCCCAGCTCCAGGGCGCCGGGCTGACCCTCACCGTGCTCAGCGGCGCGCCCGACTGGCTCGGCGGGGTGATCGTCGCCGTCGTCGTCACCGGTGTGGTCGCCGCCGGCGGCATGCGCAGCATCACCTTCGTCCAGGCCTTCCAGTACTGGCTGAAACTCACCGCCCTGCTCGTCCCCGCCCTCTTCCTGGTGCTCGCCTGGCAGGGCGACGGCGCGCCCGTCCGCGCCTTCGAGGAACCGGCCACCTTCCGCGAGCAGCGCTCTCTGCGGGTCGACGACAGCCTCACCCTCAAGCTCGACCGCCCGCTGGCCGTCACCGTCGACGGCACCGTGGACGGCCGCGCCCACGACGGCACCCGGCTGAGCCTGCCCACCGGCACCCACCGCATCGAGGCCGGCACCCGCCTCACCTTCGCCAAGGACACCCCGGTCCCGGCCGCCGGACGCGGCGCCGACGACGCCCTGTCGCCCTCCCGCGCCGAGAGCCGCACGGAACGCCCGCTGTACGCCACGTACGGCCTCATCCTCGCCACCTTCCTGGGCACCATGGGCCTGCCGCACGTCGTGGTGCGCTTCTACACCAGCCCGCACGGCGTCGCCGCCCGCCGTACCACCGTCGCCGTGCTCGGCCTGATCGGCGCCTTCTACCTGCTGCCGCCCGTCTACGGCGCCCTCGGCCGCCTCTACGCCCCCGAGCTGACCCTCACCGGCGACGCCGACGCCGCTGTCCTGCTGCTGCCCGACCGGATCATCGGGGGAGTGGGCGGCGACCTGCTCGGCGCGCTGGTCGCGGGCGGCGCCTTCGCCGCGTTCCTGTCCACCGCCTCGGGGCTGACCATGGCCGTCGCGGGTGTCCTCACCCAGGACGTGCTGCCGTCCCGGGCCGTGCCGCACTTCCGCCTCGGCACCCTCCTCGCCATGGCCGTGCCGCTGGCGGCGAGCGCGCTGGTCGGCGGACTGCCCGTCGCCGACGCCGTGGGCCTCGCCTTCGCCGTGTCGGCCTCGTCCTTCTGTCCGCTGCTCGTCCTCGGCATCTGGTGGCGCCGGCTGACCCCGCCCGGCGCCGCGGCCGGGATGCTGGTGGGCGGCGGCTCCGCCCTGCTCGCCGTCGCCGCCACCATGGGCGGCTTCCCGGGCGGCGGCGGGGCGCTGCACGCCCTGCTGGCCTGGCCGGCGCTCTGGTCGGTACCGCTGGGCTTCCTCACCATGGTGCTGGTCTCCCTGGCCACGCCGGGCCGGGTACCGGCCGGGACGGCGGCGATCCTGGCCCGCTTCCACCTGCCGGAGGAGCTGGGCGCGGAGGAGCTGCGCGGGGAGGGCCGCCCGGCGGACCCGCCGACCGCCGGCGGCCTGCCCTCGGGCGGTCATCAGGCGCCGCGCGAGGAGGCGACGCCATGA
- a CDS encoding LytR/AlgR family response regulator transcription factor, translating into MLRALAVDDERPTLEELVYLLNADPRIGAAEGASDATEALRRINRALESGPDGPDAIDVVFLDIQMPGLDGLDLARLLTGFARPPLIVFVTAHEDFAVQAFDLEAVDYVLKPVRRERLAEAVRRAVEQRGATLPSPRIPVHEPDPDHITVELGGVARFVPVDDITHAEAQGDYARLHTDKGSHLVRIPLSTLEERWRARGFVRIHRRHLVALRHIGELRLDAGTVSVLVGTEELQVSRRHARELRDLLMRRP; encoded by the coding sequence ATGCTGCGCGCCCTCGCTGTCGACGACGAACGCCCCACGCTCGAAGAACTCGTGTACCTGCTCAACGCCGATCCCCGCATCGGCGCGGCGGAGGGCGCGAGCGACGCGACCGAGGCGCTGCGCCGCATCAACCGGGCCCTGGAGTCGGGCCCCGACGGGCCGGACGCCATCGACGTCGTCTTCCTCGACATACAGATGCCCGGCCTCGACGGACTGGACCTCGCCCGGCTGCTGACCGGATTCGCGCGGCCGCCGCTGATCGTGTTCGTCACCGCGCACGAGGACTTCGCCGTGCAGGCCTTCGACCTGGAGGCGGTCGACTACGTCCTCAAACCCGTGCGCCGGGAACGGCTCGCCGAGGCGGTGCGCCGCGCCGTCGAGCAGCGCGGCGCGACGCTCCCCTCACCGCGGATACCCGTCCACGAACCCGACCCCGACCACATCACCGTGGAACTCGGCGGCGTCGCCCGCTTCGTCCCCGTCGACGACATCACCCACGCCGAGGCCCAGGGCGACTACGCCCGCCTGCACACCGACAAGGGCAGCCACCTCGTCCGCATCCCGCTGTCCACGCTGGAGGAACGCTGGCGGGCCCGCGGCTTCGTCCGCATCCACCGCCGCCACCTCGTCGCCCTGCGCCACATCGGGGAACTCCGCCTGGACGCCGGCACCGTCAGCGTCCTGGTGGGCACCGAGGAACTCCAGGTCAGCCGCCGCCACGCCCGCGAGCTGCGGGACCTGCTCATGCGGAGGCCGTGA
- a CDS encoding Lrp/AsnC family transcriptional regulator, translating to MNSRPTPFDELDRKIVTALMTNARTSFAEIGAEIGLSSTAVKRRVDRLRETGVITGFTATVRPAALGWRTEAYVEVYCEGAAPPRRLAEVVRGYPEIRAAMTVTGGADALLHVRARDVEHFEEVLERIRAEPFIRKTISVMVLSHLIPDSPEAGAGLLAPEGAADVR from the coding sequence ATGAACAGCAGGCCCACTCCGTTCGACGAACTCGACCGGAAGATCGTCACCGCCCTGATGACGAACGCCAGGACGTCCTTCGCCGAGATCGGCGCGGAGATCGGGCTCTCCTCGACGGCGGTCAAGCGCCGGGTGGACCGGCTGCGCGAGACCGGGGTGATCACCGGGTTCACGGCGACGGTGCGGCCCGCCGCGCTGGGCTGGCGCACCGAGGCGTACGTGGAGGTGTACTGCGAGGGGGCGGCGCCGCCGCGGCGGCTGGCGGAGGTCGTGCGGGGCTATCCGGAGATCAGGGCGGCGATGACGGTGACCGGCGGCGCGGACGCCCTGCTGCACGTGCGGGCGCGGGACGTGGAGCACTTCGAGGAGGTGCTGGAGCGCATCCGTGCGGAGCCGTTCATCCGGAAGACGATCAGTGTGATGGTGCTGTCCCACCTGATCCCGGACAGTCCGGAGGCGGGCGCGGGTCTGCTGGCTCCGGAGGGCGCAGCAGACGTGCGCTGA
- the ddaH gene encoding dimethylargininase — MPESRVPRRRRFLVCEPRHFAVQYAINPWMSTDRPVDVIRALDQWQALVDVYRAHGHTVDGVDPVPGLPDMVFAANCAVVVEGRVFGSLFHAPERRPESLPFMAWFKTRGFEVQLPESVCEGEGDLVPAGRWILAGTGFRTTREAHREVQEFFGVPVVSLTLVDPYFYHLDTALFVLDDGADGTEANIAYYPEAFSPGSREVLERLYPDAVLATREDAMAFGLNSVSDGRHVFIAPEARALADRLAGRGYVPVPVDLSEFHKAGGGIKCCTQEIRETRS, encoded by the coding sequence GTGCCCGAGTCCCGTGTGCCGCGCCGACGGCGCTTCCTGGTCTGCGAACCCAGACACTTCGCCGTGCAGTACGCGATCAATCCGTGGATGAGCACCGACCGACCGGTCGATGTCATTCGCGCCCTCGACCAGTGGCAGGCGCTGGTCGACGTCTACCGTGCCCACGGCCACACCGTCGACGGCGTCGACCCGGTCCCGGGCCTGCCCGACATGGTGTTCGCCGCGAACTGCGCGGTCGTGGTCGAGGGGCGGGTCTTCGGCTCGCTCTTCCACGCGCCCGAGCGACGCCCCGAGTCCCTGCCCTTCATGGCGTGGTTCAAGACGCGGGGCTTCGAGGTCCAGCTTCCCGAGTCGGTCTGCGAGGGCGAGGGCGACCTGGTCCCGGCCGGCCGCTGGATCCTGGCCGGCACCGGGTTTCGCACCACCCGTGAGGCACATCGCGAGGTGCAGGAGTTCTTCGGCGTGCCGGTGGTCTCGCTGACGCTGGTGGACCCGTACTTCTACCACCTGGACACGGCGCTGTTCGTGCTCGACGACGGGGCGGACGGCACCGAGGCGAACATCGCCTACTACCCCGAGGCGTTCTCGCCGGGCAGCCGCGAGGTGCTGGAGCGGCTCTACCCGGACGCGGTGCTCGCCACCCGCGAGGACGCCATGGCGTTCGGGCTGAACTCCGTCTCCGACGGGCGGCACGTGTTCATCGCGCCGGAGGCCCGTGCCCTGGCCGACCGGCTCGCCGGCCGCGGCTACGTGCCCGTCCCCGTCGACCTGTCCGAGTTCCACAAGGCCGGTGGCGGCATCAAGTGCTGCACCCAGGAGATCCGGGAGACCCGCTCATGA
- the rocD gene encoding ornithine--oxo-acid transaminase: MTAPAPTRGSAELIRAEEPVLAHNYHPLPVVVARAEGAWVEDVEGRRYLDMLAGYSALNFGHRHPALIEAAHRQLDRLTLTSRAFHNDRLAGFAERLAALTGTDMVLPMNTGAEAVESGIKVARKWAYDVKGVPADRATIVVAADNFHGRTTTIVSFSTDETARAGFGPFTPGFRVVPYNDLAAMEAAVDETTAAVLIEPIQGEAGVLIPDDGYLAGVRELTRRAGCLFVADEIQSGLGRTGHTLAVAHESVVPDVVLLGKALGGGIVPVSAVVGRRDVLGVLHPGEHGSTFGGNPLAAAVGTAVVELLETGEFQRRAAELGAVLREGLAALVGRGVVGFRARGLWAGVDVDPALGTGREISERLMREGVLVKDTHGSTIRLAPPLTVTAAELEGALGTLEKVLTS, encoded by the coding sequence ATGACCGCACCCGCCCCCACTCGCGGCTCCGCGGAGCTGATCCGCGCGGAGGAACCCGTCCTCGCGCACAACTACCACCCGCTGCCCGTGGTCGTGGCCCGCGCGGAGGGCGCCTGGGTCGAGGACGTGGAGGGCCGCCGCTACCTGGACATGCTGGCCGGCTACTCGGCGCTCAACTTCGGGCACCGCCACCCGGCGCTGATCGAGGCCGCCCACCGCCAGCTGGACCGGCTCACCCTCACCTCACGCGCGTTCCACAACGACCGGCTCGCGGGCTTCGCCGAGCGGCTGGCCGCGCTGACCGGCACGGACATGGTGCTGCCGATGAACACCGGCGCGGAGGCGGTGGAGAGCGGCATCAAGGTGGCCCGCAAGTGGGCCTACGACGTGAAGGGCGTCCCGGCGGACCGGGCGACGATCGTGGTCGCGGCGGACAACTTCCACGGCCGTACGACGACGATCGTCAGCTTCTCCACGGACGAGACGGCGCGCGCGGGTTTCGGCCCGTTCACGCCGGGCTTCCGGGTGGTGCCGTACAACGACCTGGCGGCCATGGAGGCGGCCGTCGACGAGACCACGGCGGCCGTGCTGATCGAGCCGATCCAGGGTGAGGCCGGGGTGCTGATCCCGGACGACGGCTATCTGGCCGGGGTGCGGGAGCTGACCCGCCGGGCGGGCTGTCTGTTCGTCGCGGACGAGATCCAGTCGGGTCTCGGCCGCACCGGGCACACGCTCGCCGTCGCGCACGAGTCGGTCGTGCCGGACGTGGTGCTGCTCGGCAAGGCGCTGGGCGGCGGCATCGTCCCGGTGTCGGCGGTGGTCGGCCGCCGGGACGTGCTGGGCGTGCTGCACCCGGGCGAGCACGGTTCGACCTTCGGCGGCAACCCGCTGGCGGCCGCGGTCGGCACGGCGGTGGTGGAGCTGCTGGAGACGGGCGAGTTCCAGCGCCGCGCGGCGGAGCTGGGCGCGGTGCTGCGCGAGGGTCTGGCCGCGCTGGTCGGCAGGGGCGTCGTCGGCTTCCGGGCGCGGGGGCTGTGGGCGGGGGTCGACGTGGACCCGGCGCTGGGCACCGGCCGTGAGATCAGCGAGCGGCTGATGCGCGAGGGCGTCCTCGTCAAGGACACGCACGGCTCGACGATCCGGCTGGCGCCGCCGCTGACGGTCACCGCCGCGGAGCTGGAGGGGGCGCTCGGGACGCTGGAGAAGGTCCTGACGTCCTGA